In Polycladomyces subterraneus, one genomic interval encodes:
- a CDS encoding multicopper oxidase family protein, with protein MILSKFVDELPIPPVLKPYRKHPYHTYYKVHMTEFKQSLHSELNDTTVWGYEGRYPGPTIEVESGEKVFVKWINNLPAKHLLPVDYTVHGAHLDVPEVRTVVHVHGASVEPESDGYPEAWFTKGFKKVGPYYTKKVYRYDNCMRSCTLWYHDHTLGITRLNIYAGLAGFYLVRDQQERLLNLPCGSYEIPLMIQDKSFNKDGSLYYPRQPEKPVPELKTSIVPEFIGDTILVNGKVWPYLKVEPRKYRFRLLNASNTRFYRLKLDSGQLLYQIGTDGGLMEYPIGVKEIMLAPAERADVIIDFTNLEGKNIIMTNDAPASFPTGDPADKNTGTVMQFRVTLPLSNIDTSVIPSYMGPLPKIKEKSASKIRYLTLNDNMDKYGREFMLLDNKQWDAPITENPKLGSTEIWYLINLTTDTHPIHVHLIDFQILDRRAFDVERFKKERVIHYTGPSIPPEPQERGLKDTVRANPNQVTRIIMKFGPYTGLYVWHCHILEHEDHEMMRPFVVIR; from the coding sequence ATGATTCTCTCAAAATTTGTAGATGAACTTCCTATTCCCCCTGTTTTAAAACCTTATCGGAAACATCCATATCATACTTATTATAAAGTGCATATGACGGAATTTAAGCAATCTCTCCATAGTGAGTTAAATGACACAACGGTTTGGGGATATGAAGGCAGATATCCAGGGCCTACCATTGAGGTGGAAAGCGGAGAAAAAGTGTTCGTAAAGTGGATCAACAATCTTCCCGCAAAGCATCTATTGCCGGTAGACTATACAGTGCATGGTGCGCACTTGGATGTACCGGAAGTAAGAACGGTGGTACATGTACACGGGGCTAGCGTTGAACCTGAAAGCGATGGCTATCCGGAGGCTTGGTTTACAAAGGGATTCAAAAAAGTCGGCCCATATTATACAAAGAAAGTATATCGATATGATAATTGCATGCGATCCTGCACTCTCTGGTACCACGACCATACACTTGGTATCACAAGACTCAATATATATGCAGGCCTTGCAGGATTTTACCTTGTAAGAGATCAACAGGAACGCTTGTTAAATTTGCCATGTGGTTCATATGAAATCCCGCTTATGATACAAGACAAATCCTTTAATAAGGATGGTTCTCTTTATTACCCAAGGCAGCCCGAAAAACCAGTCCCGGAATTAAAAACGTCGATAGTTCCTGAATTTATAGGGGATACCATTCTGGTGAATGGCAAAGTATGGCCCTATTTAAAAGTGGAACCACGTAAATATCGATTTAGGCTGCTAAATGCATCTAACACCCGTTTTTATAGGCTTAAGCTTGATTCGGGACAACTTCTTTATCAAATTGGAACTGATGGAGGACTGATGGAATACCCGATCGGAGTCAAAGAAATCATGTTGGCTCCTGCAGAACGAGCAGATGTGATCATTGATTTTACCAATCTTGAGGGCAAGAACATTATCATGACAAATGATGCCCCCGCCTCTTTTCCAACCGGAGATCCGGCAGATAAAAATACAGGTACTGTGATGCAGTTTCGAGTGACTCTTCCTCTTTCAAATATTGATACGAGTGTTATACCGTCTTATATGGGTCCTCTTCCAAAAATAAAAGAAAAATCAGCTTCAAAAATACGATACCTAACATTAAATGATAATATGGATAAGTACGGTCGCGAATTCATGCTATTGGATAATAAACAGTGGGATGCCCCCATAACAGAGAATCCAAAATTGGGATCAACCGAAATATGGTATCTAATTAACTTAACTACGGATACACACCCTATTCATGTTCACTTAATTGATTTCCAAATACTTGACCGTAGAGCTTTTGATGTGGAACGATTCAAAAAGGAGAGAGTCATCCATTACACTGGCCCATCAATCCCTCCTGAACCACAAGAAAGAGGATTGAAGGATACAGTAAGAGCTAATCCTAACCAGGTAACTCGAATTATCATGAAATTTGGTCCTTATACAGGTTTGTATG
- a CDS encoding hemolysin family protein, translated as MGGVPGTIFNLFLVLFLVLLNGFFVAAEFAIVKVRSTQIAQLKDKRAKIAKKVLANLDPYLSATQLGITLASLGLGWIGEPAIAEMIEPALSYLGMPSWLIHTISFAIAFTIITFLHIILGEIAPKSLAIRRAKETTLWTASPLYAFYYVFKPFILLLNGAAIWILKLMGIKLTDHQQAHTEEEIRLLIEEIRLLISQSHKGGNFDETELDLFDNLFEFSDRRAREIMVPRVNMKVLYRDNTFEENWEIIRKTYHTRFPLCGADKDDIIGIIHIRDVYEQMINKQQPNLENLVRPAILVPETMELKDILRTLQKKRSEMAIVVDEFGGTSGLITTEDIIEEIFGEIQDEFDNEPPPIQKIGSETIIDSRLLIDEVNDLFGIAIEDPDNDTIGGWVFSQLDKIPMKGDQVVYDGWIFIVKEVEQRRVTRLLVKPDPNAKQEIESIS; from the coding sequence TTGGGCGGTGTTCCAGGTACGATTTTCAATTTGTTTCTGGTGCTTTTTTTGGTTCTGTTGAATGGATTTTTTGTGGCAGCTGAATTTGCCATCGTTAAGGTTCGATCCACACAAATTGCTCAATTAAAAGATAAACGTGCAAAAATCGCCAAGAAAGTACTGGCCAATTTGGATCCCTATTTATCCGCAACTCAGCTGGGAATTACACTGGCCTCGTTAGGTCTTGGATGGATTGGAGAACCAGCCATCGCAGAGATGATCGAGCCGGCACTCTCATACCTCGGGATGCCTTCTTGGCTCATCCATACGATCTCTTTTGCCATCGCTTTTACGATCATTACTTTTCTCCATATTATACTGGGTGAAATAGCACCCAAATCTCTCGCCATCCGGCGAGCAAAAGAAACCACTTTGTGGACCGCCAGTCCTTTATATGCTTTTTACTATGTATTTAAACCCTTTATCTTGTTACTCAATGGTGCAGCTATCTGGATTCTCAAGTTGATGGGAATTAAGTTAACGGATCATCAACAGGCCCATACCGAGGAAGAGATTCGCTTATTGATTGAAGAAATTCGCTTATTGATTTCTCAAAGCCACAAAGGTGGTAACTTTGACGAAACGGAACTGGATTTATTTGACAATTTATTTGAGTTTTCCGATCGCCGAGCGCGAGAGATCATGGTGCCCCGTGTAAACATGAAGGTTTTATATCGAGACAACACATTTGAGGAGAATTGGGAAATCATCCGTAAAACCTATCATACCCGTTTTCCTTTATGCGGAGCAGATAAGGATGATATTATCGGGATCATCCATATCCGAGATGTATATGAACAAATGATTAACAAACAACAACCCAATCTGGAAAATCTGGTCCGTCCGGCTATTTTGGTTCCTGAAACGATGGAGTTGAAAGATATTCTCCGAACTTTACAGAAAAAACGGTCGGAAATGGCAATTGTGGTTGATGAATTTGGCGGGACTTCGGGCCTTATTACAACAGAAGATATTATAGAGGAAATCTTTGGAGAGATTCAGGATGAGTTTGATAACGAACCACCCCCGATACAGAAAATCGGAAGCGAAACGATCATCGATTCGCGATTACTGATTGATGAAGTGAACGACCTTTTTGGGATCGCGATTGAAGATCCCGATAACGACACGATTGGAGGTTGGGTGTTTTCCCAACTGGATAAGATCCCTATGAAGGGTGATCAAGTGGTTTACGATGGTTGGATTTTTATTGTGAAAGAAGTGGAGCAAAGACGTGTCACCCGTCTATTGGTCAAACCTGATCCAAACGCGAAACAAGAAATCGAAAGTATCTCCTAA